One genomic segment of Alkalimarinus alittae includes these proteins:
- a CDS encoding CcdB family protein, which yields MSQLDVYKNPSKASSKFYPFLVDIQNNYISDIETRIVIPLGKTENFKNQIMQRLQLEIHYEGQDLVLMTPQISSISKKLLKSPIGSLGHLRQEIIDALDFAITGI from the coding sequence ATGTCGCAACTTGATGTTTACAAAAACCCAAGCAAGGCTTCAAGTAAGTTTTACCCTTTTCTAGTAGATATACAAAATAACTATATTTCAGATATTGAGACTAGAATCGTAATACCTCTAGGAAAAACTGAAAACTTTAAAAACCAAATAATGCAGAGATTACAACTAGAGATTCACTACGAAGGCCAAGATCTAGTATTAATGACACCACAAATATCTTCAATTTCTAAGAAACTGCTAAAGTCTCCAATTGGTTCTTTAGGACACTTAAGACAAGAAATAATTGATGCGTTGGACTTTGCCATTACCGGCATTTAA
- a CDS encoding type II toxin-antitoxin system CcdA family antitoxin, with the protein MQELYDTSAPKKATNLSINSDLLKKTRSININLSATLELALRAELAKSEAEQWKKENKKAIKAYNEFVETHGCFGDEFRSF; encoded by the coding sequence ATGCAAGAACTTTATGATACCAGCGCACCAAAGAAAGCTACAAACCTAAGTATAAACAGTGATTTATTAAAAAAAACACGCTCAATTAATATCAACTTGTCTGCGACTCTTGAGTTAGCCTTGAGAGCGGAACTTGCCAAATCTGAAGCCGAACAATGGAAAAAAGAAAACAAAAAAGCAATTAAAGCTTATAACGAGTTCGTTGAAACACATGGTTGTTTTGGTGATGAGTTCAGGAGCTTCTGA
- a CDS encoding CopG family ribbon-helix-helix protein: protein MAVTSIRLNSEVELPLENLAHKLDRSKNYIINQAIKEFLQRQSMDDARWEDTLEALNSIKSGKAIDGNEVAAWLDSWGSNEELSPPKV, encoded by the coding sequence ATGGCTGTTACAAGTATTCGTCTAAATTCTGAAGTGGAGCTACCACTTGAAAATTTGGCTCACAAGTTAGATAGATCTAAAAACTATATTATAAATCAAGCTATTAAAGAGTTTCTCCAGCGGCAATCAATGGATGATGCTCGCTGGGAAGATACGCTGGAAGCTTTAAACTCAATTAAATCTGGCAAAGCTATAGATGGTAATGAAGTTGCTGCGTGGCTGGATAGCTGGGGAAGCAATGAAGAATTGTCGCCACCGAAAGTATGA
- a CDS encoding type II toxin-antitoxin system RelE/ParE family toxin, producing MKIQYSSEAIDDLVRLREFIAAKNPYAAKHVAQKLLSGIEKLKDFPEIGLSVQRSPEPEKIRDLFITNYTVRYLIGQEAIFVLRVWHGKEIEKDL from the coding sequence ATGAAAATTCAGTATTCATCAGAAGCAATTGATGATTTAGTTCGGCTACGAGAGTTTATTGCAGCAAAGAACCCATATGCTGCAAAACATGTAGCGCAGAAGCTTCTTTCTGGTATCGAAAAACTGAAAGATTTTCCTGAAATTGGCTTGTCGGTTCAGCGGTCCCCAGAACCAGAAAAGATCAGAGACTTATTTATTACAAATTATACTGTTAGGTACCTTATTGGTCAGGAAGCCATTTTTGTACTTCGGGTTTGGCACGGCAAAGAAATCGAAAAAGACTTGTAA
- a CDS encoding HNH endonuclease — MPDSSLKRLRDEYDAFFPHRAGYKGAEKRSSRVKVNDSLKNLSETELHEKVLSIVNEESALLPEIETDAPLWEGKRVKIQVSKFERNRYARAACIEHHGLTCQCCLNNMGELYGAIADGIIEVHHIKPISEVGIDYQIDPINDLVPLCPNCHRVVHKRNPPYTVEEVQSAFKKI, encoded by the coding sequence ATGCCAGACAGCTCATTGAAGAGACTGCGAGATGAATATGATGCTTTTTTCCCACATAGAGCCGGTTATAAAGGTGCAGAAAAGAGATCATCTCGTGTAAAAGTTAATGATTCTCTTAAAAATCTAAGTGAAACTGAGTTACATGAAAAAGTATTAAGTATTGTAAATGAAGAGTCAGCTTTATTACCTGAAATCGAAACAGACGCTCCTTTGTGGGAAGGAAAAAGAGTTAAAATTCAAGTCAGTAAATTTGAAAGAAATAGATATGCACGTGCTGCTTGTATTGAGCACCACGGATTAACATGTCAATGCTGTTTAAATAATATGGGTGAACTTTACGGGGCAATTGCTGACGGTATTATTGAGGTTCACCATATCAAACCTATTTCTGAAGTTGGTATTGATTATCAAATTGACCCCATCAATGACCTAGTTCCACTGTGTCCTAATTGCCATAGGGTTGTACATAAACGAAACCCACCGTATACAGTTGAAGAAGTGCAGTCAGCGTTTAAAAAAATATAA
- a CDS encoding imm11 family protein: MFYILECQHHKLVGRISFQSTGWGLDFTEGKLLDPEFGGDITVEFEDNHGSLPDYFELDETPIVSEDFIKVWKSLPIDNYQLFPVTVKYPDSQLQGYYILNIVGRVACIDLDASNLKMFKNVIVRIKKLVLNTDIQLVELFRANEFPLAIFISETIQQQLSLAKLSGLLMKPVDGWNDKHRF; this comes from the coding sequence ATGTTTTATATATTAGAGTGCCAACATCATAAACTAGTAGGAAGAATATCCTTTCAGAGTACTGGTTGGGGGTTAGACTTTACTGAAGGAAAATTACTTGACCCTGAATTTGGGGGGGATATTACGGTTGAGTTCGAAGACAATCATGGTTCATTACCTGACTATTTTGAACTAGACGAAACGCCTATTGTAAGTGAGGATTTTATAAAGGTATGGAAGTCATTACCGATTGATAATTATCAACTATTTCCTGTCACGGTTAAATATCCTGATAGCCAATTACAGGGATATTACATATTAAATATTGTTGGTCGTGTTGCATGTATTGATTTGGATGCGAGCAACTTGAAAATGTTTAAAAATGTAATTGTTAGAATAAAAAAGTTAGTTTTGAATACCGATATTCAATTAGTTGAGCTTTTCAGGGCTAACGAGTTTCCACTTGCTATATTCATATCTGAGACGATTCAACAACAATTGAGTTTGGCAAAATTATCCGGATTACTAATGAAGCCTGTTGATGGTTGGAATGATAAACATCGTTTTTAG
- a CDS encoding type II toxin-antitoxin system Phd/YefM family antitoxin: MRVVSFTEARNGLKAVLDSVVNDADTTVITRRDSEDAVVMSLDYYNSLMETVHLLRSPANAEHLSKSIAQYKSGQTTQREIIDE, encoded by the coding sequence ATGAGAGTTGTATCTTTTACTGAAGCAAGAAATGGATTAAAAGCTGTTTTAGATTCTGTCGTTAACGATGCAGATACCACCGTTATAACGCGCAGAGACTCAGAGGACGCTGTGGTAATGTCTTTAGATTACTACAATAGTTTAATGGAGACTGTTCATTTGTTAAGGTCTCCTGCAAATGCCGAGCATCTAAGTAAATCTATAGCGCAATACAAAAGTGGCCAAACAACTCAAAGAGAAATAATTGATGAGTAG
- a CDS encoding Txe/YoeB family addiction module toxin: MSSRLLSWTDEAWNDYIYWQGQDKKTLKRINKLISDTMRSPFEGIGKPEPLKENLSGFWSRRIDDTNRLVYVVNDKALTIISCRYHY; encoded by the coding sequence ATGAGTAGCAGGTTGCTTAGTTGGACAGATGAAGCGTGGAATGACTATATTTATTGGCAAGGTCAGGATAAAAAGACTTTAAAACGTATCAATAAATTAATTAGTGACACAATGCGCTCGCCATTTGAGGGTATAGGTAAACCTGAACCTCTTAAAGAAAATTTGTCAGGTTTCTGGTCTCGTAGAATAGATGATACAAATAGGTTAGTGTATGTAGTCAATGACAAAGCATTGACCATAATTTCGTGCAGGTATCATTATTAG
- the bla gene encoding class A beta-lactamase, with product MGLMKTALSFFVMFFLAVFPSMPFADDDNSLITTVERIADELGARVGFGAYDLESGQRWEYHADQRFAMSSTFKTLACAALLHRVDAGQENLDRKVSFSESDLVTYSPVTEKYAGGQAMTLSDLCEAALTMSDNTAANLILRVLGGPANVTSFARGLGDGVTRLDRWETDLNEAAPGDQRDTTTPNAMVTNLQDLLLGDALSAKSRGRLRDWLERNQVADGLFRAVVPEGWIVADRTGAGGFGSRSITAIIWPPERQPIIVALYLAETEAPFSKRNDAISEIGKALIVTVNRGR from the coding sequence ATTGGTTTGATGAAAACAGCTTTAAGTTTTTTTGTGATGTTTTTTCTGGCGGTATTCCCATCTATGCCATTTGCTGATGATGATAACTCCCTTATCACAACAGTAGAGCGAATCGCCGACGAGCTAGGAGCTCGCGTGGGCTTTGGTGCTTATGATTTGGAGTCTGGTCAGCGGTGGGAATATCACGCTGACCAGCGATTTGCGATGTCCAGCACGTTTAAAACGCTTGCTTGTGCCGCACTGCTTCACCGGGTCGATGCGGGACAAGAGAATCTCGACAGAAAGGTGAGTTTTTCAGAGTCTGATTTGGTTACCTACTCCCCTGTTACGGAGAAATACGCTGGCGGGCAAGCCATGACCCTCTCGGATCTCTGTGAGGCCGCTTTGACAATGAGCGACAATACAGCCGCAAACTTAATATTGAGAGTTCTGGGTGGGCCGGCAAATGTTACATCGTTCGCCAGGGGATTGGGGGATGGTGTAACCCGTCTCGATCGGTGGGAAACGGACCTCAATGAGGCCGCGCCAGGCGATCAAAGAGACACCACAACTCCAAATGCGATGGTGACGAATCTTCAGGATTTGCTGTTGGGCGACGCATTATCTGCAAAGTCTAGAGGTCGACTACGGGACTGGCTTGAGAGAAACCAGGTTGCAGATGGACTTTTTAGGGCTGTTGTACCCGAAGGCTGGATCGTTGCTGATCGAACTGGGGCTGGAGGTTTCGGATCGCGATCTATAACAGCAATAATATGGCCACCGGAGCGCCAGCCTATCATAGTGGCTTTGTACCTTGCGGAAACTGAGGCGCCTTTTTCAAAAAGAAATGACGCTATCTCGGAGATAGGTAAAGCGCTAATTGTGACCGTGAATAGGGGCCGATAA
- a CDS encoding type II toxin-antitoxin system RelE/ParE family toxin, which translates to MGTFTLTTKARADLKSIAIYTQRKWGKEQRKIYIRQFDDTFHMLSKTPRVGTECDYIKTGYRKFPVTSHIVFYRGTSETSIEIVRILHKNMDARERLVHP; encoded by the coding sequence ATGGGTACATTTACGCTTACTACTAAAGCTAGAGCTGATTTGAAATCGATTGCGATTTATACCCAACGAAAATGGGGAAAAGAACAACGTAAAATTTATATACGACAATTTGATGATACGTTTCATATGTTGTCAAAAACCCCAAGAGTTGGAACTGAATGCGATTATATTAAGACAGGTTACAGAAAATTCCCAGTTACCAGTCACATTGTTTTTTACCGTGGTACGAGCGAGACAAGTATTGAAATCGTTCGTATTTTACATAAAAACATGGATGCGAGAGAAAGACTTGTACACCCATAA
- a CDS encoding type II toxin-antitoxin system ParD family antitoxin yields MPKNTSMTLGKHFDGFIANQINEGRFASASEVVRAALRMFEDNERKIAVLRQLLDEGEKSGTAEYSYESLMNELDDELG; encoded by the coding sequence ATGCCAAAAAATACCAGTATGACACTTGGTAAGCACTTTGATGGATTTATTGCCAACCAAATTAATGAAGGTCGCTTTGCCTCAGCAAGTGAAGTTGTTCGAGCTGCGCTTAGAATGTTTGAAGATAACGAAAGAAAGATAGCCGTTCTTAGGCAATTGCTCGACGAAGGTGAAAAAAGTGGTACGGCAGAGTACAGCTATGAAAGCCTGATGAATGAACTTGATGATGAACTTGGTTAA
- a CDS encoding type II toxin-antitoxin system YafQ family toxin, protein MNTQRNLKKDFKKIAKLPIPDVVEVGHVIKLLQLGETLPDKYVDHLLSGNWQGYRDCHVKPDLVLIYKVDNNSLKLARIGTHSELFR, encoded by the coding sequence TTGAATACGCAACGCAATTTAAAAAAAGATTTTAAGAAAATTGCGAAACTGCCAATACCTGATGTAGTTGAAGTTGGGCACGTGATTAAACTATTACAACTTGGTGAAACTTTGCCAGATAAATATGTTGATCATTTGTTGTCGGGTAATTGGCAAGGTTACCGTGATTGTCATGTTAAGCCAGATTTAGTTTTGATATATAAAGTAGATAACAACTCTTTAAAACTTGCAAGGATTGGAACTCATAGTGAGCTATTTCGCTAG
- a CDS encoding type II toxin-antitoxin system RelB/DinJ family antitoxin, with product MKTEMLSTRIDHDTKLAFTNVCDDMGLSTSQALKLFAKAVINYGGIPFELKAKTPNTLTANAIEELESGNGTKAGTIEELFNHLDIDGLK from the coding sequence ATGAAGACAGAAATGCTAAGTACACGCATAGACCATGACACAAAGCTAGCATTTACTAATGTATGTGACGATATGGGTCTAAGCACCTCGCAAGCCTTAAAGCTATTTGCCAAAGCTGTTATTAATTATGGTGGAATACCTTTTGAACTTAAAGCAAAAACACCAAATACCTTGACAGCAAATGCAATTGAAGAGCTAGAGTCTGGAAATGGCACTAAAGCTGGAACGATTGAAGAGCTTTTTAACCATTTAGACATTGATGGCTTGAAATAA
- a CDS encoding type II toxin-antitoxin system Phd/YefM family antitoxin, with translation MRTEAVTTLKRQATKLLADLHESKEPILITEHGQPSAYLLDVADYKLMVDRMIILEGIAKGEQAIREEVSTWFVAEKNICCKTCRAETSFWYR, from the coding sequence ATGAGAACCGAAGCCGTTACTACTTTAAAGAGGCAAGCAACGAAACTGCTTGCAGACCTTCATGAGTCAAAAGAACCTATTCTCATAACTGAGCATGGTCAGCCATCAGCCTATTTGCTTGATGTAGCTGATTACAAGTTGATGGTAGATCGGATGATAATTTTGGAAGGTATCGCAAAAGGCGAGCAGGCAATCCGTGAAGAAGTTTCGACTTGGTTCGTCGCAGAAAAAAACATATGCTGCAAAACATGTCGCGCAGAAACTTCTTTCTGGTATCGATAA
- a CDS encoding substrate-binding periplasmic protein translates to MLMKKQMPIFVHFYIALVVCCLNSNVYAETVRVYVETPSVLVDEEGRSLGISVFKAMEKVSDLRFKFTRSTYSRALLNLKKDKADVVLHLPYGVEPGFDEYGIYLDWSVPVKADLYAVDPKSFKNLSEIGDKQIGIPRGNAKFASKLTGIPQEKFYEVDTMNSLIKMLAAKRVDLIWFDRVAVRQALKQYNVSNIYYYEYPKLGKQGSIGVGLQNTERGRRLKKVIDELIPLIDVDTILAPYYKHLQPDLPATGKVNLGGAG, encoded by the coding sequence ATGCTTATGAAGAAGCAAATGCCTATATTTGTTCATTTTTATATTGCGCTTGTTGTCTGTTGTTTAAATAGCAACGTGTACGCTGAAACCGTACGGGTGTATGTGGAGACGCCGTCGGTGTTGGTGGACGAAGAGGGGCGCTCACTAGGCATCTCTGTATTTAAGGCAATGGAGAAGGTTTCAGACCTTAGATTTAAATTTACTCGGTCAACCTATTCGCGTGCGTTATTGAACCTCAAAAAAGATAAAGCAGATGTTGTTTTACACCTCCCTTATGGGGTGGAGCCGGGCTTTGATGAGTACGGTATTTATCTAGACTGGTCTGTGCCAGTTAAAGCCGATTTATATGCAGTGGATCCTAAGTCTTTCAAAAATCTCTCTGAGATAGGGGATAAACAAATTGGTATCCCTAGAGGTAATGCTAAATTTGCGAGCAAATTGACAGGGATTCCTCAAGAAAAGTTCTACGAAGTTGATACGATGAATTCGCTGATTAAAATGTTAGCGGCAAAGCGGGTCGATTTGATATGGTTTGACCGAGTAGCGGTTAGGCAGGCTCTTAAACAGTACAATGTATCTAATATTTACTACTATGAATATCCTAAGCTAGGCAAGCAAGGCAGTATTGGTGTGGGCCTTCAAAACACTGAACGAGGAAGGCGGCTAAAGAAAGTGATAGATGAGCTGATTCCCCTGATTGATGTGGATACTATTCTTGCTCCTTACTATAAGCATCTTCAACCTGACCTCCCTGCAACAGGGAAGGTTAACTTGGGTGGAGCAGGTTAA